The genomic window TTGGCATCAGCACCGGATGCGGGGCGGTGGCAGGAGTCTTCATTGCCCCCATTACCATGAGCTCCTATGACATGGGCACTATCCTTGGACTCAAAGGATTTTGTGCGGCCATGATTGGGGGGCTTGGCAGCCTGTGGGGGGCCTTTGCAGGCGGATTGCTTCTGGGCATTTTGGAATCCTTAGGCGCGGGACTTATCTCCTCAGGTTCCAAGGACGCCATCGCCTTTGTGCTCCTGCTTCTAATTCTTTACATCCGGCCGGGTGGACTGTTTGCGGCCAAAGAGGCAAAGCGGTTTTAGATTATGATGGAGAAAAAGAAAACCATCTGGATTGAATATCTGGTTTTTGTCTGTGCTGTGTCCGTATTTGGGCTTTTCATAAAAAACACCTATTATCTTCAGATCATGACCTTTATCGGAATCAACACCATTCTAGGATTAGGCCTTAACATGCTCATGGGGTATACCGGCCAGGTTTCGTTAGGCCATGCCGCTTTTTATGGTATTGGGGCCTATACTACAGCCATCCTCTCCGGCACCTACGGTACAAATCCCTGGCTGGCCCTGGTATGCGCAGTGGCTGTCGCCGTGTTTATTGCATTCATTGTAGGGCTTCCCACCCTGCGCCTTTCCGGCTACTACCTGGCCATGGGCACCCTTGGGTTCGGTATGATCATCAATATTGTAATCCGGGAGTGGGCTGACGTCACCGGCGGTGCGTCGGGATTTGTGGGAATCCCCGTGCTGGAGGCAGGCTCCCTGGTCCTTATGGCCGGACCCGGGTACTATTTTCTTGTCTGGGGCATCGTGCTTGGCGCCATGATCATCTGCCACAGACTGCTTGCCTCACGAACGGGACGTGCACTCCGGGCCATCCATGACGGAGAAAAAGCCGCCGTTGCCATAGGCATAAATACCCATTTTCTCAAACTTGAAATATTTATGTTCTCCGCCGCCCTGGGTGCAGTTGCAGGATTTTTATACGCCCATTTCGTCCTTTTTATCAGCCCTGAATCCTTTGGGTTCATGTTCTCCATAAAAATAGTCACCATGGTGGTGATCGGCGGCATGGCAAGTGTATGGGGTGCGCTGCTCGGTGCAGCCGTTCTCACCCTTCTACCTGAAGTCCTCCACGGATTTGCAGAATATGAAATGATCATTTTCGGCACTATTTTAATGGTTGTTATGATATTTATGCCCCAAGGACTGACCAGGGGAATCATGGATATCGTTCGGACAGCCCGGAGGGCCAGGGCATGACACCGTCACAACACACGGGTGCAATCCAGACCGAACAAATCCTTGAGGTGCAGAATCTAACTAAGATGTTCGGCGGAGTCACGGCCCAGGACAAAATCAGTTTCTCCATTGAAAAAGGCATTGTATGTGGACTGATCGGTCCCAATGGAGCGGGAAAGACAACGCTGTTCAACATGATCACGGGTATTTACCAGCCCGATGCCGGCAAAGTCGTCTTCAATGGAAAAAATATCAGAAAGACACCTGTTCACAGATTGGTGAAAGACGGGGTTGCCAGGACCTTCCAGCACGTAGAGCTCTTTTGCTCTATGACGTTGCTGGAAAACATCATGGTAGGGATGCACGTGCGTACGAAAGCCGGCTTCTGGGCAGCTGTCACCCGAATCCCGGCCCAGAAAAAAGAAGAGCGGCTTTCCCGCCGGCGTGCAGAAGAGCTTCTTGAATTCACAGGTCTTGCAACCGATGCCCATAAAATGGCAGGCGATTTGCCCGCAGGCCGTCAGAAAACCGCACAAATCGCCCGAGCACTGGCTTCGAATCCCTTGCTGCTGCTGCTTGACGAACCAGCCGCCGGGTTGAACCCGGTTGAAACCCATGCCCTTGGCAAACTGATCCTGAAAATTAAACAATCCGGGATCACCATGATGCTGGTGGAACATGACATGAGTCTGGTTATGGGAATATCTGACAAGGTGGTCGTTCTGGATCAGGGGAAAAAACTTGCCGAAGGGACACCCCGACAGATCCAGTGTAATGAGGCGGTCATGTCGGCCTACTTAGGCAACGGATAAAACATCATATTATGCTGAAAATTAAAAACCTGAGATGCTGTTACGGAAATATTGCCGTGGTTCACACCGTGAGTCTTTCGGTGAGACAGGGAGAGTTAATCTCCATCATCGGTGCCAACGGTGCAGGCAAAAGCACCCTGTTAGCAGCAGTGTGCGGCCTGTTAAAAAACTGGACCGGAGAGATTGAATTCAAAGGCCTCGCCCTTAACGGCATGTCTGCCCCGGCCATTGTCAGGCAGGGAATCAGCATGGTGCCCGAAGGCCGACAAATATTTTCACCCTTAAGTGTTATGGATAACCTGAAAATGGGGGCATATACCCGGTTCAAAAAAGATGGAAAAAACCGTGTGAACCAAGATCTTGACATGGTGCTTCAAATGTTTCCCATTTTAAAGGAACGCTCTGACCAATTGGCCGGCACCCTGTCAGGCGGAGAACAGCAGATGCTTGCCATCGGCAGGGCTTTGATGGCGCGCCCTGCCCTGCTCGTTCTGGACGAGCCTTCCATGGGCCTTGCCCCCAAAATTGTGGAAATGATCTTTTCCACGATTCAGGATCTGTCACACAGCGGCGTAACCATTCTTCTGGTTGAACAAAATGCCAGGGCCGCGTTAAAAATTTCCGATAGGGGGTATGTACTTGAAACGGGCAAAATGGTGCTCCAGGGCAGTGCAGACGAACTGTTGGTGGATGATGATGTAAAACGCGCTTACCTAGGCAAGGATTATGGTGACTTTTTAGACGAAAGGAATCAATAGTGTCCGAACAAATTAATTTGACCCCAGGCATGGATGACAACGACAAGGCCCAACGCCAGCTTGAACGACTACAAAGCACATTGAACCGGGCATGCAAAAATGTCCCCTTTCACCGCAACCGTATCCAGGAAGCAGGCCTTTCGGACATTACCGGGCTCCAAGACATTGAAAAGTTGCCCTTTATGGACAGAACTCACCTGGCCACCCATTACCCTTACGGACTTTTCGCCGTTCCGTTGCGGGATATTGTACGCATTCACACAGCGCCCGGCTCCGGTACCAGCCCCTCCATCAGTGGATATACGAAGACGGATTTGATGATCTGGAAAAAAATGATTGCAGACGCATATGCTGAAGCCAATGTAACGGACAGGGATATTATCCTGATCCATCTGCCGGCAGGCCTTGCCAACTGGGCAAGGGACTACAAAGATGGGGGGGAGGCCGTGGGCGCAGGCGTGATTCCCAATTCTCCGCTATCTGTAGCCAAAACCCTGATGGTACTCAGGGATTATAAGGTAACAACCCTTGTAACCACCCCGGTTTTTGCCCGGCATCTGACTGCCCACATGTTTGAGCGGGAATGCCATCCAAACGAGTTGAATCTTAAACAGATCATCCTTGTGGGAGAGCCGGATGACGGACGCACGGTTTCGGAACTTAAGGAAAGTCTGCATGTAGATGTCTGGTTCAATTACGGCTTAAGCGAAATTCCCGGCCCTGCCATTGCCCATGAATGCCGATATCATGACGGGCTGCATATCAATGATGACCATATCCTGCCCGAAATCATCGATCCAGCTACAGGCGGTCCTGTCCCGGCAGGAGAAAAGGGGGAGCTTGTGCTGACCACACTTTCAGCACGAGCATTTCCGCTGATCCGCTTCCGCACCGGTGATATGGCAACATTTATATCCCAGGATTGCCCCTGCGGCGCAACCGCCACCCGGATACACTGGTTGGCTGAGCAAGCTGACAATTATATGCTCATCTCAGGCATCCGTGTGTCCCAAGCCCAGGTCAAGGAAAACCTTAGAATCGCACTAAAGATGCCATCCATCGGCTGCACCATGGCAAAATCCTGCCGGTCCGGTACCGATATACTGTTAATATCACTGACCATGGACGAGCGTCTGTTTTCAGATGAAATCAAAAATCTGCAGCGATTGATGGCGCATGCAGAAGAGACCCTGACGGAACAAAACGGCATCAAAGTGAAAATCCGCCTGACACAGCAACGGGTTTAAAGGCTTTTAAATAAAAAGCTCTCCTTCACTGCGAAAAACCTGACCAATACCCTGTTTGGAAAAAACAATCTGCAACAATTGATTTCTCCTGGATCTGAAACTGGCCGCACAGGACAGCAGATAATAACTCCACATGCGGAAAAACCGCATATCATACTGATCTTTGATATGATCCCAATTCTGGGTGAAGTTTTCATACCAGACCATAAGGGTCTGATCATAATATCGCCCTAAACTGTGCAGGTCTTCCAATATGAACAGCCCTTCTGCTGCCTGGGTAATCTGACTGGCGGACGGCAGCATGGAGTTGGGAAAAATATACGTACCGATCCATGGATCCGTATTCTTGGCAGGGGTGTTTCCGGCAATGGTATGCAGCAGGAAAAG from uncultured Desulfobacter sp. includes these protein-coding regions:
- a CDS encoding branched-chain amino acid ABC transporter permease, with translation MMEKKKTIWIEYLVFVCAVSVFGLFIKNTYYLQIMTFIGINTILGLGLNMLMGYTGQVSLGHAAFYGIGAYTTAILSGTYGTNPWLALVCAVAVAVFIAFIVGLPTLRLSGYYLAMGTLGFGMIINIVIREWADVTGGASGFVGIPVLEAGSLVLMAGPGYYFLVWGIVLGAMIICHRLLASRTGRALRAIHDGEKAAVAIGINTHFLKLEIFMFSAALGAVAGFLYAHFVLFISPESFGFMFSIKIVTMVVIGGMASVWGALLGAAVLTLLPEVLHGFAEYEMIIFGTILMVVMIFMPQGLTRGIMDIVRTARRARA
- a CDS encoding AMP-binding protein, with the protein product MSEQINLTPGMDDNDKAQRQLERLQSTLNRACKNVPFHRNRIQEAGLSDITGLQDIEKLPFMDRTHLATHYPYGLFAVPLRDIVRIHTAPGSGTSPSISGYTKTDLMIWKKMIADAYAEANVTDRDIILIHLPAGLANWARDYKDGGEAVGAGVIPNSPLSVAKTLMVLRDYKVTTLVTTPVFARHLTAHMFERECHPNELNLKQIILVGEPDDGRTVSELKESLHVDVWFNYGLSEIPGPAIAHECRYHDGLHINDDHILPEIIDPATGGPVPAGEKGELVLTTLSARAFPLIRFRTGDMATFISQDCPCGATATRIHWLAEQADNYMLISGIRVSQAQVKENLRIALKMPSIGCTMAKSCRSGTDILLISLTMDERLFSDEIKNLQRLMAHAEETLTEQNGIKVKIRLTQQRV
- a CDS encoding ABC transporter ATP-binding protein — its product is MTPSQHTGAIQTEQILEVQNLTKMFGGVTAQDKISFSIEKGIVCGLIGPNGAGKTTLFNMITGIYQPDAGKVVFNGKNIRKTPVHRLVKDGVARTFQHVELFCSMTLLENIMVGMHVRTKAGFWAAVTRIPAQKKEERLSRRRAEELLEFTGLATDAHKMAGDLPAGRQKTAQIARALASNPLLLLLDEPAAGLNPVETHALGKLILKIKQSGITMMLVEHDMSLVMGISDKVVVLDQGKKLAEGTPRQIQCNEAVMSAYLGNG
- a CDS encoding ABC transporter ATP-binding protein, producing the protein MLKIKNLRCCYGNIAVVHTVSLSVRQGELISIIGANGAGKSTLLAAVCGLLKNWTGEIEFKGLALNGMSAPAIVRQGISMVPEGRQIFSPLSVMDNLKMGAYTRFKKDGKNRVNQDLDMVLQMFPILKERSDQLAGTLSGGEQQMLAIGRALMARPALLVLDEPSMGLAPKIVEMIFSTIQDLSHSGVTILLVEQNARAALKISDRGYVLETGKMVLQGSADELLVDDDVKRAYLGKDYGDFLDERNQ